One Leopardus geoffroyi isolate Oge1 chromosome E1, O.geoffroyi_Oge1_pat1.0, whole genome shotgun sequence genomic window, TGTAATAATAACTTAATAcccattcagaaatattttagggCCTGCTGTGTGCTAGACCCATAACTTTCCACTGTGGCAATCACTAGTTACATGTgactacttaaaagaaaatttaaaaattgaaaatttaatttctccACATTGTAACCACATTTCCAATGCTCagtcacatgtggctggtggATGACTTGTATTGGATAGTACTGATACAGAAAGAATATTATAGTTTATCACAAAAAATTTCTGTGAGACAGCATTGTGCTAAGACAAGTGTTTTAGGCACTAGGTGTacagcagtgaaggaaacagtcaccATCATGGAGTTTAGATTTATATTGTGGAAGAAAACACTGCAGTATTTAGTTTGTCTTTTCACGATAAGTGAGAGAGAAAGCTAAAACTAGGTAAGAGGCATAGGTAGGGCCACAAGATAGGAAAGACCTGAATGAGAAGCTGACATCTGAACAGATCTGAACGGAAATGAGAGAGAGCTTCCAGAGAACAGCAAATGAAAGACCCTGACATACAGGAACATTCTtctatattgaaaaagaaaggggagcaATGTGCTTTATATAGAAGGGTTTACTTATTGTAggccattttctttcattctgaatGAAATGCAAGGTTGAATAGAGAGGTGTAGCATATTCtggtaccttttctttttctttctttttttttaaataaggattcTCCTGGCTATAGAGTTGCAAATAGACAGACTGCAGAATGCAGTGAGAACACTTAGGATGACTGGAGTATTCCAGGCAAGAGGTGATGGTGACAGAGACCAGAATTTGCTGATAGATTTAGATGCAGAGTATAAGAAAGTGAGGAGTTGCAGATTGATCTGAAGGTTTTTGGCCTGAGGACTGTGAGAAATGAGTTATCGTATACTAAAACGTTGAAAGCTGCAGGAAGACTAGGCTTAGAGATGAGAATGTCACGATTGtgttgtgttgttaattttgagACGGTCTGTTGACTATCCAGTTGGAAATGTCATATAAACAATTGTATCTGTAAGCCTGGACTTCAGAGAGGCTGGAGCTGGAGGTAGAAATTTGGAAGGATGCTGTGGTGAGCATAGCTATTTTAATCCATGATACTAGATGTCATTTCCTATTAGAGAGTAGAATATAGATCTAGAATAGGTGCAGGGACTCCAGCTTGGGCCACTCACAGCACTTAAAGGTTAGATTAAAAGAAACCATTCAAGGACATTGAAAAGGTAGGAAATCCAAGAGAGTAGTGCCCTGGAAACCAAATGAGATGATTAAAGGAGTTACTTAACAGAGTGAAATGCTGGTGGTGGGTCTAGGAAGACGAGGACAGAGATTGGATTTAATCAAAGTGGAGGTCATTGGTCACTTGCCAAGAGTGATTTCCTAGAGTGATGAGGATGAAAGCCTAATTGGAGTACTctcaagagaaaatgagaaagtagaGGCACTGTTTCAAGAAGTTgtactataggggcgcctgggtggcgcagtcggttaagcgtccgacttcagccaggtcacgatctcgcggtccgtgagttcgagccccgcgtcgggctctgggctgatggctcagagcctggagcctgtttccgattctgtgtctccctctctgcccctcccccgttcatgctctgtctctctctgtcccaaaaataaataaacgttgaaaaaaaaattaaaaaaaaaagaagttgtactatagagaagaacagagaaatggAATGGAACTGGAAGGAGATCAGTTGAGAAACTATTTTAGTGACATTGTTGATTGaccaagtgcttttttttttttttttatggttttagtgtAATTTCACAGCAACCTGTGAAATGGGCCTGGCAGTTAAATCAGACACATCCTCCAATTTTATAGATAATAAACTCAGGACATTAGTAATTTAGATGGTTCACATCAGTGCTTGCTCCACCTATCTTTTCAACCAAGATCATCATCATTTCTACTAGGCAAGGTTGTAAGAAGTCTAATTCTGGCTAGGATATTGTGAGGTAGTTAAGTAAATCAtgttacttttcttctctttccaataGCTTTTGATTAGTATATTCTTGCCCTTATCATTTAGAAATATAACAGAATAGTTAATGTGTATGAATACAATTTTATTACTTTGAGGAACATAGGAGTTCCTTTATCAGCATTTGTCAAGAACAGTAACATGCCAAAAAACCAGCGTGATTAAGTCCCTTGTTGAGAAGCTTTGTTCATGGATCTTTTAATCACAGTAAGGAACAATGGTTAAAGATCAatcaaaaattaagataatttctGAATTTGATTTGCATGTCTCTGTTTAAAGTCTTTGAGATATATGTCTTAAGAAGAAAACACttagttttctttacttttctgttcttgcatgaaaatgttttgggaggaaagagaaattgagtATGAGACAAATATGTCccctaaagcagtggttctcaaccttgggcATGCCTCAGGATCACCTGCAGGGCATGTTAAAACAAATTGCTAGTCTTAACCAAGAGTTTCtggcggagggggtggggggcccctgagaatttgcatttgtaaTGAGCTTTCAGGTGATGCTGATAGTCTAGGCAAAatactttgacatttttttagcCTAAGTTAAGGCAAGTTGTTGAAGAAACCAAGACTGATAGGAATTTTACCATATTGGCAGAAGTTACCCATGTTTGAGGGTTAGAAACATTTGATCTAGCAAAAACCATTAGTAAAAAAAATCGTAGGTTTCCagtgttttataataaaatctctttctctttgtaatcTGTCAAATTTAGTGTAATGACAGGATCACTGCTGTGGCAGTGTTAAGTGCCTCAGGTAACGCATTAGTTCTGGATATGCTAATTATAAGTGCCACTTTTGCAATTTGTAACTACCAGCTTGTGTCAAGATCAATCTTGGAAGTTTTATGTTAGTTCTTCATATAGTAAGAACTTTCATAAGCTGTGCTTAAGTCAGACTTGAACCTTCTCTCATTTGAGTGGGACTGCCGGTTCATTGCTGATAATtcaagcaagcaagattacatggtaaacttaatgtttattgagtcctTACTATGTGTTAGACATCCTGCCAAGTGCTTTCTGTATTCactatgttttttttaacatatataatttaataccTGTAACGTAACAGGTAttaaatagttttatatatttacttatgtaattatataaattatatgatttAATGCATTTATTCCTAAAAATGATGCTAGATGTTAGGTAGTGTATATAGGTTGGATAATCTTAAATCAGAGGATTTGCATAGGTTCACATACCTAGTAAGTAAGCAACAAAACTGGGGATTGAATCCAGATAGTCTCACTACAGAACAAGTTATTCTTAATGATTATACTAAGTGTTCTCTGAGTAATTTCAGATTGCTCTTAAAGGACTTTATGAGACACTTAATCTAATGGaagtttgttttaatgttagGTGCATAAAGAGACAATAGACGCTGTACCAAATGCAATACCTGGGAGAACAGACATAGAATTGGAAATATATGGTATGGAAGGTATTCCAGAAAAAGACATGGATGAAAGAAGACGACTTCTTGAACAGAAAACGCAAGGTAAACCTTAGGATGTGTGCTTTTTCTTAACACAGCTTCACTAATGAGAGTATTACTACTACTTTGAGGTATAAATTTAATAGTGGATGTTATTCAAAATTCcaattttgagggttttttttttaaatacttatttgagagagcaagcatgtgcgtgagtggggagtggcagagagaactCAATAACAGATGATggtctgagttgaaatcaagagatgcttaactgacttagccaccaacactctatttttttcaagtttattttgagaacaatGGAGACAACACAAGTGGGGTcggggaagagagggaatcctTAGCAGGTtgcacgctgtcagcgcagagccccatgtgtggctcgaatccatgaaactgagatcatgttctgagccaaaatcaagattcagacgttCAGCCGACTAAGCACCCCAAGCATCCctagttttattgtttcttgcGTCTTAATGTTTGGAGTTGTatatttgatttgtaaatatgtaaTATCACATGGATTATTCCAaacactttattataatatagttTTGTTCATAACTGCATTCCAAGTGGAATTAGCAAGCGTTGAGGTTTCTGAAAATGAAGGTAGCTTGTTTTGATTTGATTATGTAACCACTAATAGTAAATTTTTTGGTAATGCTGTTACTTGACTTGGAATTTACAATCACTTATTATCCAGATGGTAGAAGttattaattatgaaaaaaaattttttttaaagtaagctctacacccaacgtaaaGCTTGAACTTgtagccctgagatcaagagttaaatgctctattgactgagcaaGCCAAGTGCcctgaaagtttttgttttcGAAAGCATTGTAGAAAGGTCAGACCTCTTTGTCATAGTTTACCTTTTGAGATGGAATagaaagctgttttgtttttgtttttcaaaaaagaggaaaattatttaaagtttatttcttttgagaaagagagcacaagcaggggaggggtacgggaggagggacaagagagaatttcaagtaggctctgcaccatgagaatggagcccattgtggggctcgatctcccgaactccaagattatgacctgagctgaagttgtatgcttaactaagccacccaggtgccccataggaaaattattttttacctgTCAGGATAGGGAAAGGATGTTAACCTTCTTGCTTAATAGAGATTGAAAACACATTTGAAgagtaaaaagaataatattgaCTGAATTTCTTTGCAAGAAAAATCTCATGAGCTAATTACagtgaaataactttttttgatGTTGAATGTCCCAAGcttgcttagtttttttttttttacttcatgggaaaaattaattaaaacttttgttAGCAGAGAGtcaaaaaaagaagcaacaagaTGATTCTGATgaatatgatgatgatgactcTGCAGCTTCAACTTCATTTCAGCCACAGCCTGTTCAACCTCAGCAAGGTTATATCCCCCCAATGGCACAGCCAGGACTGCCACCAGTCCCGGGAGCACCAGGAATGCCTCCAGGTATCACATAAGGGTTACGATTTAACATTCTTAGGACTTTGTTGATATGGTATAgaagtattaaaatttttctcttaacCCTTTaatatttgtgacttttttcttggtaaaatttttatttataggcATACCTCCATTAATGCCGGGTGTTCCTCCTCTGATGCCAGGAATGCCACCAGTTATGCCAGGCATGCCACCTGGGTAAGAAAACTTTTAATTGACTTGTGGGCTTGTGCCTAGTAATAGTCTTTTCAACTTGGGTGTTACATGAATTGTAAAATGttactttgccttttttctttcttttttttttttcttaaaggtatGGGCTCCCTAAACTTAAACTTGTCTAAAAAGGGGTCTACTAATAAATTTAAGGAATATAAATTTGCCTCTGAAGAGAATAGATTTTTGGGTTTTAGGATGTGTGTAGGCAGCCATCTACTTCAATTGCCTCTGATGTAATTAAAGTAGTTGGTTGTAGATTTGTGTTTCTGAGATTCAGAACTGTCCATGACACTTTGTAGTTGTGACAAGAAGCAAACTCTGTAAATGATTTATTTGTCAAATCATCAAGAACTAAAAAGAATATGAGGTGCTCGTGCCTAtcacttttacttaaaaaattgttgGATGTGAGAGGTATACAATACACTTTCCCACTGTATTTTGAAAATCACAGTTAGATTTTGATTTTGTCATACATTTTCACAGATTGCATCATCAGAGAAAATACACCCAGTCATTTTGCGGTGAAAACATGTAAGCATCTCATTCATAATGTAATTCAGGAGGTATAAtcataatgtcattttttttgtgtgtttaatggTATCTATTCAGTTGACTTCAGAAATTTTCTAACCTTCCTCACTAAAACTTCTAGAATGTGCAGCTGGTTGACACAAGTCttaatggaggggaaaaaaaaaagacatttgtgaGGAACTAGTAATAAATAGACCcatataaataaagcattttctaaaCGTGCAGCTGTTTTTCACCAGACTGCTAAAGTAATGGAATTTAGTAAAAAGTGTTgatatttaagaaagaatagaTACTCTTTTGCCAAATTAACATGCGTTATTATAGAAGGTAATTCGGTTTTTTTGTAATGAAATCTATATATAGAAGTTAATTTTCTAATAAAGTCCTCAATTAAGAATTCACAAACTTGTAAATGTTTTAAGTGAATGGACACTGGTATTTGAAGGTGAGCTCTTttaggggaaggaaaataaatatgggTTATGTTTTTAGTCATGGTTTAGTGTTAGGTGGCCGTTAGAAATTAGGCAATTGTGTGAGGTTACTTTTGACTGTCATTAATTTTGGTGGTAGTTTTTTTGTAACCCTCCTCCCAAGAATCTTTACTCCGCAGTgtatattcaatattttctttttgaaaaatataatgactctaaaataatttttcttttttatttatattctgtatgggtattttccaaatgagacCAAAGGTGATTATGATTTCCAATTACACATATTTTAGATGAGGCCTTTTGTCTGTATTGAGGGTATAATTGTTCGTAGTGACCTTAAATGTATGAGAATGTTTTGTAAAAGAGACTGGTTTTTCCCCCTTACTTTACTGATAAACCCAAGACGTTTGATGGTTTTTAGAAGACTTACTTTGATAGAATTGTTCTAGTGTTGTGTGTTCTTTCAGCTTGATTTTCAATATTAGGGGTCAAATTCAAGTCTTTTATCTATTGTTTCAGGCTTTagccaaaatgttttctaatagtTTATACTGTTGATTAACTTGCTTtgtttcttgaaatttgctttctaATAGAATGATGCCAATGGGTGGAATGATGCCACCTGGACCAGGAATACCACCTCTGATGCCTGGTATGCCACCAGGTATGAAACGTTAGACAATAACCTTTTTACTAGGACTGGCATGCTTTATTCTTAAGTATTGTGGACAGTAGGTTTGTGGACGTTGGtgcaattttaatattaaaatttagttcttttttaaattgattggACAAGTGTTAGAATGGATgcttttttttgagttttgaaatAGTAAACAGGTTTCAAAGCAATCAGAAATGAGTCACAGAACCTATGCACCAAAGCTCATATACCTAAAAGGGGTTTTATTTGTTAGGAATTTTTTAGATAAGTAACGGAGAGTCTTAGAAAATAATAGGGAACCGTAACAAAGTGTATTAAATAATATAGGCATTTATGGCCTCCCTCAATGAAAAGTGGTAGATTCAGTGGCTGGGGATCTCAAGAACccatgtgtttaaaattttctcctttgcCAACTTGAGCTTTTCTCCCTGGGACATGTTGCTCAGTTGTTACAAGATAACTCAGGCAAGAAAGGGTGTCAACAGCAGTGGGctcttgttttaagtttatttattttgagagagagtgcatgtgtgcacacgtaagccaggaagggacagggagagagggagagaaaagcccaagcaggctctgcactgtctgtacAGAGCTCGATGTAGGGCTCCATCACATGCCTGTGAGATGatatgagccgaaatcaagagtcgaatgctaaactgactgagccacccaggcaccccacctttttGTCATTAGGCAGCAAAGTAACTCTCCCAGAAGCTCCTTAGCCTCTTACAGTTGACCGGAAACAGGGATAATGGACCCTTCAGCTGAAACGGAGCCTGTGTTAAGAACTGTCTTGACTCTGTCCTATAATGTGGGGAACCAAATTTCATTAGCCAAGTAGGTGTGCCACACAGGCCTTCATGAGGCTTTCTCAattggttgcctttttttttgtatgtaatcCTAGCAAGTTTGGTGTGCAGTCCATAGCAGATTAAGAAGTATTCAAGTGATAGTTGATGTAAAAGTAAGAGGATAAATGAGGCAGTGGCAAAATGTACATCATTGCCAGGACAGGCATTAATTTATAGGCAATAGCTCCACGTGTGTTCTGAGAGAATTTTAGGCATTTAAAGGAATGTAGAATAATAACCAGTGTTCAGTTGATAATGTGAAGTTAGTAAGTTTTTAAGTTACGTTTAGGAACTTTGAAGAACGTACTAGTAATGGATTTTTAGGAAAATTTACTTGAACTGCTTTAAaggaggagtgcctggctggctcagtcagtagagcgtgtgactttTCACCTCAGGGTTGtaattttgagccccatgttgggtttagagatgacttaaaaatcttttaaagtgtttgcaagaggggcgcctgggtggctcagtcggttaagcatccgacttccgctcaggtcacgatctcgcggtccgtgagttcgagccccgcgtcaggctctgggctgatggctcagagcctggagcctgcttctgattctgtgtctccctctctctctaccccttccccgttcatgctctgtctgtctctgtctcaaaaataaacgttaaaaaaaaaattttttttttaaataaagtgtttgCAAGAATaagtttcctgaaaaaaaatttatgggtATATGACCTATCAAAAGTTTTTACAATAATTTGAATTGAATTCGAGTTTAGAGAACATCCAGCTGTTGGATGATTGTAATAGTTCTCTTACGTGTTTCACAAGGTTTGCTAAATCAGGAAGATTAGTAACTTACTTTCTACTTTTCCTATACAAGGAGTCTCTAGTGGTGTCTTTCACTTTCCAAAATTCTGAAGAGATACAAAGGAATAGAAAGGTTGAGGGAAGATTGTTCCAAGGAACAAATGCCTAAGATATTTGGACTTATTGAATTGAGCAGTTCATCAGTAACTTTCTAGTGtagaattgttttttaacatgGTATATTTTAACAAGAAAGTCttggaaaaatactttttctgaattaaaagtTTCAACAACTCCCTTTCCCCAATATTTCGTCTTTACAGGTATGCCCCCTCCCGTTCCCCGTCCAGGAATTCCTCCAATGACTCAAGCACAGGCTGTTTCAGCGCCAGGCATTCTTAATAGACCACCTGCACCGACAGCAACAGTTCCTGCTCCACAGCCTCCAGTTACTAAGCCTCTTTTCCCCAGTGCTGGACAGGTAAGGTGAAATTTCTGAAAAGGAGTGCACTTGTATTTAAAGGTAAAGTGTAGTTGTTAATAGAAATCCTTTAGATGGTCATAGGTCAATTTTTTGTTGATAATCATTTTCGTACaatttattaaatacaaagaagTGTCCTACTCTCTTCCATGTTTGCACACATTGATTTCTTCTAGTCAAAAAAGATTGGCTGGAGCCCAATAGTGtagtatgttttttgttttcatagctGTGAATTCTGGTCATTCTTAGCTTTAGTTAGGAATGAAAGTTTAATTTCTGGGGACTTAAATACATAATAGTGTTTAGAGGTCCTCCTTCACATCTTGAACTATGAATGgaatgaaatcaaaggcaaagGTGAAAATCCTAAGACCTTAGCAAATCATTCGTTGGACTCTTTAATGTAGAACAATGACGAAACACAGTGCTGCACTTTTGCAGGAAGGCATCGTTTGACCTAGTTAGACTTCTCTTTCCTACTGGCTTTGTCTATGTTCAGAACTCAGAAGCTAAAGATGCTTTTGTTATATATAGTAACTGTATAATGGTGGTTACTTTTGGGCTTTTCCCCCAAGTTGTATTCAAAATTAAGCAGATGTAATCGATTCAGAATTAAGGTCGGGatgtatgttcttatttttttcttttcactttaacGTTATCCCATAgaggttttcttttctcagttttttgtttgtagtTGCTAAGTTAAAAGTATTGCTTTTTAAGTCCCCTTTAAACACATTAACTACGTTTTTGAGGTGGGTGGggattttgtttattgagagatGTCAAACTTTTAGCAAAAATCATTCAGTTGGATTGAAGTGTAACGCATCTTTAGTCTCAGTTGAAGGTATCATTTTTGAAATATCACAGTGCAAAACACATCcagttttagaaaagaaactgGTTAATAACTAGGTTTATTggtgtagaatttaaaaaattttatgaggCTCATACTGTCACTTTGTTTATTGTAAATGCATTAACTGCCTgcctcttaaaataaatctgatttGATTGcattatattttgcatttataaaaatgcaatctATACTAAAAAAAGTCTACCACATGGCTTATTTTCACCCATTTGTTTGGAgacttttcattgtttcctttcttttatgcTACAGATGGGGACACCTGTAACAAGCTCAAGTACAGCTTCATCCAATTCAGAAAGTCTGTCTGCATCTTCTAAAGCTCTGTTTCCTAGCACAGCACAAGTACGCAGGAAGTTGCagtttaaaattgttaaaatggctTTATAAACTTAACCCTTTGGACCTTACTTTAAAACTaaatcttttctgaaaaatatactatgtttaatctttttttttaagtaaagctaATGGTATAAAAATCAAtggtatttgaaaatttgaactcgtaccaatagaaaaaaatgtaccCCAAACTCCTATGGTTCTAAAGGGTTAAAAGCATGTAAGCAGTAAATGCATTATAGTGGCCAATGGTTAGCCTGATGCATGATTAAGCTTTTTTGATTTATGCTGTTTAATCTAATGCATCACATACAATGTAAGGAAATTTAGTACTCTGCGTTTGGTTCTAAAAGTTGGCCTACTCTTCATATTTCAGTTGTTTGGTATTTTGAAAAGTAACCTATTTACTACTGGTAACTTTATGTTTAAAAGTTCCTACTAAACCCTTTTGTCCGTGATAATCATCTAGCTGTTGTTAAGTGGGAGGACATTGTATtatctatataaagaaaatttctgaaggacattttttaatatgtcatCACTGATGCAGTTTATGTTATGCTTGGTAATTGAAATTTATCCAAGCATTTGTATTCTGTAATTtctgaactttttgttttgaactGCTTGGTAGATTGATTAAACAACTAATTTAGAATAGTATCAATAGAGCATACTATTGTGATACAATGTGTTTCATCAGCCTGAAATAATTACACAGCTTTGTAAAGCAAACTTTGGTGAGAAGGTAGATAAACTCTTAGAAGTTACATATGCAGTCTTTATTTCTGCTGCTGAGTTTTGGATGTGACTTTGACCCAGCATCTTTAGATATTCTTACATATTATCTTGATTTTTGTGGAGTTTTTATCATgttaactttgttttaatttcatttaaagttTGGTCCTTTATCGAATGTTGGTGTCTCACTTTTAGGTTAATTATAGTAGATATACTCACTTTTGGGTTTTGAAGTTTTGTTAATGAAAGATTGTGTTTTACAGGCTCAGGCAGCTGTCCAAGGACCTGTTGGTACAGATTTCAAGCCTTTAAATAGTACCCCTGCAACAACTACAGAACCCCCAAAGCCTACATTCCCTGCTTATACACAGTCTACAGCTTCAACCACTAGTACAACAAATAGCACTGCGGCTAAACCAGCAGCTTCAATAACAAGTAAGCCTGCTACACTTACAACAACCAGTGCAACCAGTAAGTTGATCCATCCAGATGAGGATATATCACTGGTAAGTTTTTCACATACAGGTTTTTACTAGCATAATTTGAATACTGTTGTAGCATCTCATGCTCCTCTTGAGAAGTGTTAATTTGTACACTGATGGTCTTATGATCTGATTTAATGCTTATGCTGTGGTTTTT contains:
- the ZNF207 gene encoding BUB3-interacting and GLEBS motif-containing protein ZNF207 isoform X5, with product MGRKKKKQLKPWCWYCNRDFDDEKILIQHQKAKHFKCHICHKKLYTGPGLAIHCMQVHKETIDAVPNAIPGRTDIELEIYGMEGIPEKDMDERRRLLEQKTQAESQKKKQQDDSDEYDDDDSAASTSFQPQPVQPQQGYIPPMAQPGLPPVPGAPGMPPGIPPLMPGVPPLMPGMPPVMPGMPPGLHHQRKYTQSFCGENIMMPMGGMMPPGPGIPPLMPGMPPGMPPPVPRPGIPPMTQAQAVSAPGILNRPPAPTATVPAPQPPVTKPLFPSAGQAQAAVQGPVGTDFKPLNSTPATTTEPPKPTFPAYTQSTASTTSTTNSTAAKPAASITSKPATLTTTSATSKLIHPDEDISLEERRAQLPKYQRNLPRPGQAPIGNPPVGPIGGMMPPQPGIPQQQGMRPPMPPHGQYGGHHQGMPGYLPGAMPPYGQGPPMVPPYQGGPPRPPMGMRPPVMSQGGRY
- the ZNF207 gene encoding BUB3-interacting and GLEBS motif-containing protein ZNF207 isoform X1, encoding MGRKKKKQLKPWCWYCNRDFDDEKILIQHQKAKHFKCHICHKKLYTGPGLAIHCMQVHKETIDAVPNAIPGRTDIELEIYGMEGIPEKDMDERRRLLEQKTQAESQKKKQQDDSDEYDDDDSAASTSFQPQPVQPQQGYIPPMAQPGLPPVPGAPGMPPGIPPLMPGVPPLMPGMPPVMPGMPPGLHHQRKYTQSFCGENIMMPMGGMMPPGPGIPPLMPGMPPGMPPPVPRPGIPPMTQAQAVSAPGILNRPPAPTATVPAPQPPVTKPLFPSAGQMGTPVTSSSTASSNSESLSASSKALFPSTAQAQAAVQGPVGTDFKPLNSTPATTTEPPKPTFPAYTQSTASTTSTTNSTAAKPAASITSKPATLTTTSATSKLIHPDEDISLEERRAQLPKYQRNLPRPGQAPIGNPPVGPIGGMMPPQPGIPQQQGMRPPMPPHGQYGGHHQGMPGYLPGAMPPYGQGPPMVPPYQGGPPRPPMGMRPPVMSQGGRY
- the ZNF207 gene encoding BUB3-interacting and GLEBS motif-containing protein ZNF207 isoform X3 → MGRKKKKQLKPWCWYCNRDFDDEKILIQHQKAKHFKCHICHKKLYTGPGLAIHCMQVHKETIDAVPNAIPGRTDIELEIYGMEGIPEKDMDERRRLLEQKTQAESQKKKQQDDSDEYDDDDSAASTSFQPQPVQPQQGYIPPMAQPGLPPVPGAPGMPPGIPPLMPGVPPLMPGMPPVMPGMPPGMMPMGGMMPPGPGIPPLMPGMPPGMPPPVPRPGIPPMTQAQAVSAPGILNRPPAPTATVPAPQPPVTKPLFPSAGQMGTPVTSSSTASSNSESLSASSKALFPSTAQAQAAVQGPVGTDFKPLNSTPATTTEPPKPTFPAYTQSTASTTSTTNSTAAKPAASITSKPATLTTTSATSKLIHPDEDISLEERRAQLPKYQRNLPRPGQAPIGNPPVGPIGGMMPPQPGIPQQQGMRPPMPPHGQYGGHHQGMPGYLPGAMPPYGQGPPMVPPYQGGPPRPPMGMRPPVMSQGGRY
- the ZNF207 gene encoding BUB3-interacting and GLEBS motif-containing protein ZNF207 isoform X6, with the protein product MGRKKKKQLKPWCWYCNRDFDDEKILIQHQKAKHFKCHICHKKLYTGPGLAIHCMQVHKETIDAVPNAIPGRTDIELEIYGMEGIPEKDMDERRRLLEQKTQESQKKKQQDDSDEYDDDDSAASTSFQPQPVQPQQGYIPPMAQPGLPPVPGAPGMPPGIPPLMPGVPPLMPGMPPVMPGMPPGLHHQRKYTQSFCGENIMMPMGGMMPPGPGIPPLMPGMPPGMPPPVPRPGIPPMTQAQAVSAPGILNRPPAPTATVPAPQPPVTKPLFPSAGQAQAAVQGPVGTDFKPLNSTPATTTEPPKPTFPAYTQSTASTTSTTNSTAAKPAASITSKPATLTTTSATSKLIHPDEDISLEERRAQLPKYQRNLPRPGQAPIGNPPVGPIGGMMPPQPGIPQQQGMRPPMPPHGQYGGHHQGMPGYLPGAMPPYGQGPPMVPPYQGGPPRPPMGMRPPVMSQGGRY
- the ZNF207 gene encoding BUB3-interacting and GLEBS motif-containing protein ZNF207 isoform X2; translated protein: MGRKKKKQLKPWCWYCNRDFDDEKILIQHQKAKHFKCHICHKKLYTGPGLAIHCMQVHKETIDAVPNAIPGRTDIELEIYGMEGIPEKDMDERRRLLEQKTQESQKKKQQDDSDEYDDDDSAASTSFQPQPVQPQQGYIPPMAQPGLPPVPGAPGMPPGIPPLMPGVPPLMPGMPPVMPGMPPGLHHQRKYTQSFCGENIMMPMGGMMPPGPGIPPLMPGMPPGMPPPVPRPGIPPMTQAQAVSAPGILNRPPAPTATVPAPQPPVTKPLFPSAGQMGTPVTSSSTASSNSESLSASSKALFPSTAQAQAAVQGPVGTDFKPLNSTPATTTEPPKPTFPAYTQSTASTTSTTNSTAAKPAASITSKPATLTTTSATSKLIHPDEDISLEERRAQLPKYQRNLPRPGQAPIGNPPVGPIGGMMPPQPGIPQQQGMRPPMPPHGQYGGHHQGMPGYLPGAMPPYGQGPPMVPPYQGGPPRPPMGMRPPVMSQGGRY
- the ZNF207 gene encoding BUB3-interacting and GLEBS motif-containing protein ZNF207 isoform X4; translated protein: MGRKKKKQLKPWCWYCNRDFDDEKILIQHQKAKHFKCHICHKKLYTGPGLAIHCMQVHKETIDAVPNAIPGRTDIELEIYGMEGIPEKDMDERRRLLEQKTQESQKKKQQDDSDEYDDDDSAASTSFQPQPVQPQQGYIPPMAQPGLPPVPGAPGMPPGIPPLMPGVPPLMPGMPPVMPGMPPGMMPMGGMMPPGPGIPPLMPGMPPGMPPPVPRPGIPPMTQAQAVSAPGILNRPPAPTATVPAPQPPVTKPLFPSAGQMGTPVTSSSTASSNSESLSASSKALFPSTAQAQAAVQGPVGTDFKPLNSTPATTTEPPKPTFPAYTQSTASTTSTTNSTAAKPAASITSKPATLTTTSATSKLIHPDEDISLEERRAQLPKYQRNLPRPGQAPIGNPPVGPIGGMMPPQPGIPQQQGMRPPMPPHGQYGGHHQGMPGYLPGAMPPYGQGPPMVPPYQGGPPRPPMGMRPPVMSQGGRY